The following is a genomic window from Candidatus Cloacimonadota bacterium.
ACTAGCACGGGAGATCCTGAAGGCGAGATAATCTCTGAGGCTGATTTTAAGATAGATCCTCATAAGTTTGGTGTCATAAAAACAACTGTACTTAATCTCAATGAACTACCAATTCCCCAATTCTCTGCTGTTAAAATAAACGGTAAACGGGCATACAGCTATGCCCGCAAGGGTGAACAGCTCATCATGCCTTCGCGCACTGTGCAGATAGAAGACTTCGAGATACTCGATTTTTCAAACAACAGCATAATCTATCGGACTACAGTATCAAAGGGGACATATATTCGTTCGCTTAGTGAGAGAATTGCCGAAGAACTGGGCAGTGTGGGAACGACAATTGCCCTCCGTCGCACAGCCATTGGGCAATGTAAAGTTGAGCAAGCATATAAAGTAGAAGATCTGCGTATAGATTGGCAACAAAAAGTATGTTCACCCCAGTTGGTCTTACACACGATGAAGAGCGGGAACTTGAACGATGTCGAAACTACGCACTTCTTGCATGGAAATAGATTCGAATGCCCCTTTGAGGATTGCAAGGAAATGGCAATTTATACGGGTGAGGATAGGCTAATTGGAATTGCCTGTATAGAAGAGGGAGTATTGATCCCATTAATGGTAATGCCCGGAGCAGAAGAATGAGTGTATTGAGTATTGGCACATTTGATGGCATCCATTTGGGACACCGTAAACTGCTAAGCACAGTATGTGATTTGGCGCAAAAAGAAGGCTTGGCTTCAATAATTGTTACTTATACAGATCACCCTGCTTTTGTATTGAATAACAAAGCTTTACCAGGCTTACTTTGCCCTCTTGAAATCAAGCAACAAGTATTACAGGAATTGGGTATAAACAGGGTTGAAATGCTAGATTTTACGCAAGAACTTGCCAATACCACTGCGCAGGATTTTTTAGAACAGATCATAATGCCTCGCTGGAAGCCCAAGATCATTGTGGTTGGTTACGATAGCCATTTTGGAAAAAACCGCAAAGGCAACCGTGAATTTTTGGAGTTAAATGCTCAAAAATATGGCTTTAGATTAGTATATATAGAACCGGAACTGTTTGAAGGCAAAGTTATTAGCAGCACTACAATTCGGAGCTACCTGGTTTTGGGAGAGGTAGAAAAAGCAAATCTGTTATTAGGACGCAATTACCGTCTTTCTGGCAAAGTGGGTAAGGGCTTGTGTAGAGGAAGAGAGTTTGGTTTTCCCACTGCAAATCTACTGCTTAGCAATCCTCATCAGCTTATTCCCAAAGAGGGATTATACTTTTGTATAGTTCATCTTCAACAAGGTGCTTTTTTTGCCTTGACTAATATTGGTAAGTCTCCAACAGTGAAACGAACAAGAATTACCGAAATAGAGAGCCATCTCATCGATTTTTCTGGAGACCTGTATGGAGAAACCATGCAAGTTGAATTGCTTCATTACCTTAGAGAGGAAAGAATGTTTGCCAACACCGATGAGCTGATTAGAGCCATGAAACTTGACTTGCAGCGTGCTCAAGCCTTAATAGCGGAGCTACAAGAATGAAACGTTTCTTCCTTGTTATCCCACTAATGTTCAGCATGCTTTCGGCAATAGTAGGCATTCCTGGTGACGGCAGAATTATGCCCAACGACCGGCTGTATCACTTCAATTATCATAATTCGGTAAACGACTTACAACTTTATGGTGCCCAAAAATGGGCAGTAAAATTTAACTTCCGCCAAGTGTATCCGGGGATGACAGACGTGAGCTTCAATGTTGCCGGTGTTAGATTATGGTTCCCAAACATAGGAGATTCTGCAACAGTGGAATTGTATAGCGATTCCAACAATCAACCGGGCTCCAGAATTATCTCGAAAAGTGCTCCTATTACCGACAATCTAACGGATATCTACTTTGATCAGGAAACTGAACAGGAAACGGTTTGGCTGATAGTTAGTTACCGAACAAATATGTTAAACCGCTATGTTGCAGCCAGTTATGGCGGAGGGACTAACAGCTACTTTTTGAATGAAGTGAATGACCAGTTTTATCTTTCTTCCTTAGCTTTGGCGGGGTTCAATTGTGAGCTGCTATTCGGGCTATTGGGAGATTATGAGTTTGATACTGCCGATATTGCGCTCACTGATTTTGATATTATTGGAGATGTTCAACCTGGAGGAAGAGTCTATCCTGTTTTCAGTATTTATAATCATGGTAACGTGAGCATTGAACAAGCAGAAGTTGAGATTACCATGAATAGACCGGGCGAAGCCCAATATGAAGGATTAACTATATCTGTTCCAAGTATTATAGAACCTCATACAGAATACGTTTATGATGGCGGATATCAGTTCATCACCCTCCCTCAAACCCCTACTCAATTGCGCATTGAAGCTCTTCTCAGCTCCGAATATGTAGAAAATGACATCCTACTAGCGAACAATAGCGTTTCTAAAAGTTATAATGTATTTACAGATCGACAACCAATTCTGCTGGTGGAAAATTTCCTCCAACAAGTGCATTATGAAACGATGAACAGTTTACAAGATCAATATCTAACTCGCGATACAGATGTGCTTACTTACTACCCCATTCTATCGGATTCACTCGCCAATCTTAGCGCTCAGCAACGCTTTAACTGGTATTCTTTTAATGCTTTACCCCAAACAGTGATACATGGTGAACATACAATTGTGGGTCTAACCCAGAGTTACGAGCAATTGTTTGCCGATTATATGGGCGTTTTAAGCGAGCCAACAACCTTTATCAGTAGTTCAAATTGCAGAATGGACGCAGTTGAAGGTTCTGAAAACATCTATCTCTCAATAAACTTGGAAAACACAAATACTGATATGTACACCGGCGTAACCCAAAGCTTAATGTCTTCATCCAGGTTGTTTGCAGGAGTTTTTGCCAAACCTATTATACAATCTGCGGATAAATTCTGCTTACTTAAGTGGGTTGCTTTTGCCGATACCATAAATTCAGCTCTTACAATCAATCAGAATATTGATAAGCACTATACAATTAGTGCTAGTGGCTTGTTTGATAATTCTTCCGAATTGCACTATCGCCTCTATTTTTGGTTGCAAGATAAAGATGGAGGAGCTATTTACTATGCAAATTTCTCCGATTTCGACCCGCTATTATATGTAAGCAATACAGACGAACTAGCTCCTACAGCAGCTTACTTTATATACCCAAACCCATTGAAACTGGGCGGAAGCCTCAAGATTTCCATTCCGGATTTGAGCTTAGCCAAGATTTCTCTATATAACATTAAGGGTCAGATGATAGATTCTAAAACAAATATTCGGGGCGAGGTAAAGTTGAATAGTGATCTATTTCCCAGCTCTGGCATCTATTTTATCCGCATCGAACAAGAAGGCAAGAAGCCTATCCACAAAAAAATAAGTATTATTAAGTGATTATTATGGAAGAACACATTTATATAAATGAAGTGCATCAGCACGAGAACAAAGAAATTACCGGATTCTATCTCGCTCAGGAAAAGGAGTTACGTGAAGGAAAGGGTGGAAATTTCATCCGCATCAAGTTAAGAGATCGCAGTGGCTACGTAACCGCGAATGTTTGGAAAGATGCAATTCAAACTTCCGAACTCTTTGATGCCGGAGATATTGTGCATATAAAGGCTCAAGTGGTTAATTATAAGGGGCAGATTCAGCTTAGCATTCAGCAATTACGCTATGCCGATAAAAGTGAATTTGATATGGGATTGTTTTTGGCAAAAAGTCGCTTTGAACCGGAATATCTAGCCGAGCGGTTCTGGACTTTTGTAGATAAAGTAGAAAATGAATATCTCAACCGCTTATTACATGTTGTTTTCGACGATAAAGGCTTTTTTGATTCTTTCTTGAAGGCACCTGCAGCAAAAAGCTGGCATCACAATTATGTACACGGTCTTATCGAACACATTGTAGCAGTGGCATCACTGTGCGAGTTTGTTAGCATGCAATATCCAGTTTCTCTAGATTTATTGATCACCGGAGCGCTTTTTCACGATGCGGCAAAAGTAAAAGAGTATTCCGGTCAGGCATCCATCGATTTTACAGATGAAGGCAGGCTATTAGGGCATCTTAGTATGGGAGATCAGATGGTAATTGAAGCTGCTGCTCAAATACCCGGATTTCCTGCAGAATTGCTCTTAAATCTGCGTCATCTTATTCTTTCTCACCATGGAGAGTATGAAAAAGCTTCTGTTCGCTTGCCACAAACCTTGGAAGCAATTCTATTGCACCATTGTGATAATCTTGATGCTCAAGCAGCAGGCGTTTGTCAATTGTTAGATGCATCCGCTCCAGATGCTGTTTGGAGTGAATACGATAAGATCAATAATCGCTATTATCGTATAGTAAGAATCTAACATATCATGTTCCAAATCTCGGTGCTTGCCAGTGGCAGTAAGGGGAATTCGATGCTGGTACGCAGTAGAGATACTGCGCTTATTTTGGATGCCGGAATAAGCCTAAAGCGAATTCGGCTAGCCTTAGACGAATTGCAGGTATCTCCCAATACTATCAAAGCCGTTATTATCTCTCATGAACATTCAGATCACACTCGAAGCGCTGGCGCTCTTTCCCGAAGCTTCAAGATTCCTCTGTTTATCTCTGCCGATACCTATGCCTACTGCGCTCACAGATTGGGCAAGGTTCATGAACGCTTAGTCTATTTTGAATCGGGAGTGGAATTTATGGTTGGCGATATTCTGGTGCAACCGTTTCAATCATCTCACGATGCCATAGATAGCTGTAATTTTGTTTTTATTCACGACGAGCGCAAACTGGGAGTGGCAACAGATTTGGGTAATTTTTCCAAGCTGACCCTGTTGAAGCTTAGTTTAGCTAATACTCTGGTATTGGAAAGTAATCATGATATGCAAATGCTAATGGAAGGTCCCTACGAATGGAATCTGAAAATGAGAGTTAAAAGCGAACATGGGCATCTTTCCAACGACCAAGCGGTGGGTTTGCTATCTCAAGTAATGCATCCCGGCTTGCAGAATATCATCTTAGCTCACCTTTCGGAGATCAACAACCATCCAGATCTTGCCTTTCGGGTAATGAATGATTACTTGCAAAGCATACGCAGCGACATTCACCTGATGGTCGCAAACCAATATTGCCAAACACCTTTAGTGGATGTATAAACCTTATTTCTTGCCCATAATATTATCGCAGCATTAGGCATGATTCAGGCTGTGATACTCCTGCAAATATAGCATAATGGCAACTTGAAATATCCATAATGGCAAGCTAAAGCATTTCGGTAATATCAATCGTTTATGCTGTTGTTTGGGCTGCCAAGCTCCTGCTTGGCAGAGGCAGCGAAGCTGCCAGAGGGAAAAGACCTTCGGCCTTTGTGGCAAGCAGAGCTTGCCACCCCAAAAGTGGGTGTGGTTTGTAGCCGCATTTGTAACAACCAGAGCTTGCAATCCCATCACAGATCCGTTTGTGCTGACGTTTGTGCTGTTGTTTGGGCTGCCAAGCTCCTGCTTGGCAGAGGCAGCGAAGCTGCCAGAGAGAGAAAAAGACCTTCGGCCTTTGTGGCAACCAGAGCTTGCCACCCCAAAGGTAGGTGCGACTTGTAGCCGCATTTGTAACAACCAGAGCTTGCAATCCCATCACAGATCCGTTTGTGCTGACGTTTGTGCTGTTGTTTGGGCTGCCAAGCTCCGCTTGGCAGAGGCAGCGAAGCTGCCAGAGAGAAAAGACCTTCGGCCTTTGTGGCAAACAGAGCTTGCCACCCCATCTTTCGCACTGGTATCCTTGGCGGAACAGTGTCCTGCCTGTACTGTAAGGGCGCTCGCAGTCAAGCGCCCAGAATAATATTCTGTAGGTCTATGGCGCCAACTAAGTTTGAAAGAGAGCCTTTATTAATACCACCTCTACATTCCGAGATTGCCACTCCCAACTTCCCCCAAAAATCACATTAGCATCATCGGGTCGATATCTATCTGATGGTGTAGCTTGGTTTTAAAACCTTCTATAATATTTGCGATAGCCTCTTTAATATCGTGAGGAGTTTTACCTTTCAGAATTACATGATAGCGATACAACTGGTTGATCTTGGAAAATGGTGCGGGACTTGGTCCTAATACCATCAGCGATTCGGTTTGGGTAGGTAAAGCATTTTTTTGCAAGCGATTCATCTCTTTACATAGTTCCTGTAAATCGTTATGCTGGAACAAAATTCTTGCCAGACGGTAATGGGGTGGATAGAATAACCTTTTACGAAAAGCAATTTCAGCTTTAGCAAAACCTTCAAAATCTTGCTTACCGGCAAATTGAATAGCATAGTGTTCAGGATTGTAGGTTTGGATGATTACTTCGCCACCTTTATCCGCTCTTCCGCTACGTCCGGCAACTTGGGTTAGCAACTGGAAAGTGCGTTCGGCGGCACGAAAATCTGGGATATTTAAGCTAATATCGGCATTGATAATGCCAACCAGGGTCACGTTTGGGAAATCCAATCCTTTAGTAATCATTTGTGTGCCTAAAAGAATATCGACTTCCCTGCTTTTCATGCGCTGATACATAGTCCTCAAGTTTGTGCGGGAGCTATCACTATCAAGTCTTAGAATTTTTGCCATTGGAAAGAGGATTCTGAGGTTTTGTTCCACTTTTTGGGTTCCCGGAGCTCCATAGGCAAAGCTAAAGGCATTACACGATGGGCAGCGGCGGGGAACAGGGAAGAAAGATCCACAATAGTGGCATTGCATTTCTTCGCGGTCACGGTGGTAATACATGCTGATCTCGCAATTTGGACAAGTAATAAGTTTTCCGCATTTGAGGCATTGCACAAAGGAAGAGTATCCACGTCGGTTTTGGAAGAGAATAACTTGTTCTTTATTCTCCATGCGCATGGCAATGGCAGAGATAAGTTCGGGAGTAATAAGTTCTGGGCTTTCTCCATCTCTAAGATCGAGGATTTTCACGCTGGGCAGACCATAATTTAAAGGTCTTTGCAACAAATAGTGGATTTTGTACTTACCTAAAAGATAGTTATTCCAGCTTTCCAAAGATGGAGTAGCAGAGCCGAGAATTATCTGAGCATTGTTATTCCTTGCTCGCACAATTGCCAAATCTCTTCCATTGTAACGAGGAATTGAGTCTTGTTTATAACTCTGCTCATGTTCTTCATCAACAATAATTAATCCCAAATTCTTGAGGGGTGCAAAAATGGCACTTCGGGCTCCAAGTGCAATATGGCATTCTCCTTTTTGGAGTTTTTGCCACTGAGCAAAGCGTTGAGAATCTGTTAATTGGCTGTGTAAAACGGCAAGCTCATCACCAAAGCTGGAGTCAAAACGATCTAGCATCTGGGGAGTAAGGGCAATTTCTGGAATTAAGAATATTACAGATTTTCCTGCCTCTAGATACTTGCGAATAATCTCAATATAGATCTCTGTTTTGCCGCTACCGGTAACACCATAGAGCAGGTGCACTCTAAATTGCTTGAAATCTTCCAATATTTCTTTGATAGCCTGCTGCTGAGCGGAGTTGAGAACTATATTCTTAGCTTTTGAAGCAGCATTCTTAAGCAACTCCGCAGCGGGCACTTCTTTGGGAAATATCTCGATAATACCCTTTTTTACTAGGGCTTTAAGGCAACTGTAGGAAACATAATTACTAATATCTGCCATAGGGAAGGGGTGAATTTGAGTTTTTATCAGTTCCCATGCCTCGCGCTGTTTCAACGGTAAGCTGTTCTCATCGAATGAAGAGGAGACTATCTTTATGTAATTCTGTATCTTTGGTTTATCTCGATGCCTTAGTTTATTGGTTATCTTTATAAATCCGGCAGCAGCAGCAGCTTCAGCAAGTTGATA
Proteins encoded in this region:
- a CDS encoding MBL fold metallo-hydrolase, with product MLVRSRDTALILDAGISLKRIRLALDELQVSPNTIKAVIISHEHSDHTRSAGALSRSFKIPLFISADTYAYCAHRLGKVHERLVYFESGVEFMVGDILVQPFQSSHDAIDSCNFVFIHDERKLGVATDLGNFSKLTLLKLSLANTLVLESNHDMQMLMEGPYEWNLKMRVKSEHGHLSNDQAVGLLSQVMHPGLQNIILAHLSEINNHPDLAFRVMNDYLQSIRSDIHLMVANQYCQTPLVDV
- a CDS encoding T9SS type A sorting domain-containing protein, coding for MKRFFLVIPLMFSMLSAIVGIPGDGRIMPNDRLYHFNYHNSVNDLQLYGAQKWAVKFNFRQVYPGMTDVSFNVAGVRLWFPNIGDSATVELYSDSNNQPGSRIISKSAPITDNLTDIYFDQETEQETVWLIVSYRTNMLNRYVAASYGGGTNSYFLNEVNDQFYLSSLALAGFNCELLFGLLGDYEFDTADIALTDFDIIGDVQPGGRVYPVFSIYNHGNVSIEQAEVEITMNRPGEAQYEGLTISVPSIIEPHTEYVYDGGYQFITLPQTPTQLRIEALLSSEYVENDILLANNSVSKSYNVFTDRQPILLVENFLQQVHYETMNSLQDQYLTRDTDVLTYYPILSDSLANLSAQQRFNWYSFNALPQTVIHGEHTIVGLTQSYEQLFADYMGVLSEPTTFISSSNCRMDAVEGSENIYLSINLENTNTDMYTGVTQSLMSSSRLFAGVFAKPIIQSADKFCLLKWVAFADTINSALTINQNIDKHYTISASGLFDNSSELHYRLYFWLQDKDGGAIYYANFSDFDPLLYVSNTDELAPTAAYFIYPNPLKLGGSLKISIPDLSLAKISLYNIKGQMIDSKTNIRGEVKLNSDLFPSSGIYFIRIEQEGKKPIHKKISIIK
- the truB gene encoding tRNA pseudouridine(55) synthase TruB, with translation MNAFFLIDKEAGISSFDVIRSLRKILKTRKIGHCGTLDPFATGLMICACGQYTRLLKFAESQYKSYEAELLLGKKTSTGDPEGEIISEADFKIDPHKFGVIKTTVLNLNELPIPQFSAVKINGKRAYSYARKGEQLIMPSRTVQIEDFEILDFSNNSIIYRTTVSKGTYIRSLSERIAEELGSVGTTIALRRTAIGQCKVEQAYKVEDLRIDWQQKVCSPQLVLHTMKSGNLNDVETTHFLHGNRFECPFEDCKEMAIYTGEDRLIGIACIEEGVLIPLMVMPGAEE
- a CDS encoding bifunctional riboflavin kinase/FAD synthetase; the protein is MSVLSIGTFDGIHLGHRKLLSTVCDLAQKEGLASIIVTYTDHPAFVLNNKALPGLLCPLEIKQQVLQELGINRVEMLDFTQELANTTAQDFLEQIIMPRWKPKIIVVGYDSHFGKNRKGNREFLELNAQKYGFRLVYIEPELFEGKVISSTTIRSYLVLGEVEKANLLLGRNYRLSGKVGKGLCRGREFGFPTANLLLSNPHQLIPKEGLYFCIVHLQQGAFFALTNIGKSPTVKRTRITEIESHLIDFSGDLYGETMQVELLHYLREERMFANTDELIRAMKLDLQRAQALIAELQE
- the priA gene encoding primosomal protein N', encoding MFYYKVALPLGIPRDFCYSSKSKVAYGARVLVPLKGKLMLGICLDEQAAGKLRYKPIAEALDPEPVIPEDLITLAEWMANYYHCTIGKALFAMLPAKLHTDVDSELSWIGPIEEIPEEFQCLFEVLKNSTPKSISSLRQSFPNLPLYQLAEAAAAAGFIKITNKLRHRDKPKIQNYIKIVSSSFDENSLPLKQREAWELIKTQIHPFPMADISNYVSYSCLKALVKKGIIEIFPKEVPAAELLKNAASKAKNIVLNSAQQQAIKEILEDFKQFRVHLLYGVTGSGKTEIYIEIIRKYLEAGKSVIFLIPEIALTPQMLDRFDSSFGDELAVLHSQLTDSQRFAQWQKLQKGECHIALGARSAIFAPLKNLGLIIVDEEHEQSYKQDSIPRYNGRDLAIVRARNNNAQIILGSATPSLESWNNYLLGKYKIHYLLQRPLNYGLPSVKILDLRDGESPELITPELISAIAMRMENKEQVILFQNRRGYSSFVQCLKCGKLITCPNCEISMYYHRDREEMQCHYCGSFFPVPRRCPSCNAFSFAYGAPGTQKVEQNLRILFPMAKILRLDSDSSRTNLRTMYQRMKSREVDILLGTQMITKGLDFPNVTLVGIINADISLNIPDFRAAERTFQLLTQVAGRSGRADKGGEVIIQTYNPEHYAIQFAGKQDFEGFAKAEIAFRKRLFYPPHYRLARILFQHNDLQELCKEMNRLQKNALPTQTESLMVLGPSPAPFSKINQLYRYHVILKGKTPHDIKEAIANIIEGFKTKLHHQIDIDPMMLM
- a CDS encoding HD domain-containing protein; this encodes MEEHIYINEVHQHENKEITGFYLAQEKELREGKGGNFIRIKLRDRSGYVTANVWKDAIQTSELFDAGDIVHIKAQVVNYKGQIQLSIQQLRYADKSEFDMGLFLAKSRFEPEYLAERFWTFVDKVENEYLNRLLHVVFDDKGFFDSFLKAPAAKSWHHNYVHGLIEHIVAVASLCEFVSMQYPVSLDLLITGALFHDAAKVKEYSGQASIDFTDEGRLLGHLSMGDQMVIEAAAQIPGFPAELLLNLRHLILSHHGEYEKASVRLPQTLEAILLHHCDNLDAQAAGVCQLLDASAPDAVWSEYDKINNRYYRIVRI